In Shewanella sp. VB17, a single genomic region encodes these proteins:
- a CDS encoding CDP-glycerol glycerophosphotransferase family protein, translating to MTLIIAILRKLIYHASGCCPRVHKAVMGSYKNQFSDNAKYLYLHWQQTGLIRSIWITGDNTVIKQLRTDGFEAYHRRSLRGIFHCLTAKFYFYNSYIGDINQYVAKGAVKVNLWHGSPLKKIEFDIKSGPLAQSYQADTLMSQWSNTLNFHQQHVKPDLMLSPSPTIDNLFTSAFRLNPQQLIRSGNPRTDYYKRYPEQTTSIASLLNNQYDKVILYVPTWRDSGLQSTGAEVNAYNPYDNAFDWAILSKQLVKKNQLFLTRFHPNEAHLGKQLTQYPNIIDLSHWQDVYSILQEVNLLITDQSSLFVDLLLHQIPILFYCFTQDDQNEQIREVYDYAEYLPLVGEPSGEKAQDSKHRVHTFQALLDTLSKDESFHIPLATKNEYQLLQNIFWQAHDQDAFENIEHYLFSSRST from the coding sequence ATGACATTGATCATCGCCATACTAAGAAAGCTAATCTATCACGCATCAGGCTGTTGCCCCAGAGTCCACAAAGCTGTCATGGGCAGTTATAAAAATCAATTTTCAGATAATGCCAAATATTTATATCTCCATTGGCAACAGACAGGCTTAATACGTTCAATTTGGATCACTGGCGATAATACCGTCATTAAACAACTCCGAACAGACGGTTTTGAGGCCTATCACCGCAGAAGCTTACGTGGGATATTTCACTGCTTAACCGCTAAGTTCTATTTCTATAATAGCTATATCGGTGATATCAATCAGTATGTGGCTAAAGGTGCTGTTAAAGTAAATTTATGGCATGGCTCACCACTTAAAAAAATTGAATTCGACATCAAATCGGGTCCTTTAGCACAATCCTATCAAGCGGATACTCTGATGAGTCAATGGTCAAACACACTGAATTTTCATCAACAACATGTCAAACCCGATCTGATGCTCAGCCCAAGCCCCACAATAGATAACCTATTTACGTCAGCTTTTAGGCTTAATCCACAACAATTAATTCGTAGCGGTAACCCTAGAACCGATTATTACAAACGCTACCCCGAGCAAACCACCTCAATCGCAAGTTTATTAAATAATCAATATGATAAGGTGATTTTATATGTCCCCACTTGGCGAGACAGTGGTCTACAATCTACGGGCGCTGAAGTAAATGCATATAACCCTTATGATAATGCGTTTGATTGGGCAATATTATCCAAACAATTAGTGAAAAAAAATCAGCTATTTTTAACCCGTTTTCATCCAAATGAAGCTCATCTTGGTAAGCAGTTAACTCAATATCCAAATATCATTGACCTTTCTCACTGGCAAGATGTTTACAGTATTTTACAAGAGGTTAATCTATTAATCACCGATCAATCCTCATTATTTGTTGATCTCTTATTACATCAGATCCCTATTCTTTTTTACTGCTTTACTCAAGATGATCAGAATGAACAAATACGAGAAGTTTATGACTATGCTGAATATCTTCCGCTAGTGGGTGAGCCATCGGGAGAGAAGGCACAAGACTCAAAACACAGAGTTCACACTTTTCAAGCATTACTCGATACCCTTAGTAAGGATGAGAGTTTTCACATTCCTCTTGCAACTAAAAATGAATACCAGTTGCTGCAAAATATTTTCTGGCAAGCACATGATCAAGATGCATTTGAAAATATTGAGCACTATTTATTTTCTAGCAGATCCACTTAG
- a CDS encoding globin domain-containing protein, whose protein sequence is MNLTQEEISMIKSSFSNIQGLKINLAQCFYNNLFEMAPLIKPMFISDAEVIEMHFNEIIHLAVREMEAFEDLKPKLFALGATHQDYGIKPAHFEVVRSALLLTIEYELKLSCHDTVIHAWSKYIDNISKVMIDGLLQYSNNTK, encoded by the coding sequence ATGAACTTGACGCAAGAAGAGATAAGTATGATTAAGTCATCTTTTTCAAATATACAAGGGTTAAAAATAAATTTAGCTCAATGTTTTTATAATAATTTATTTGAGATGGCTCCATTAATTAAACCTATGTTTATTAGTGATGCTGAAGTCATTGAAATGCATTTCAATGAAATTATTCATCTAGCAGTAAGGGAGATGGAAGCATTTGAAGACTTAAAGCCTAAGTTATTTGCATTAGGAGCAACACATCAAGATTATGGTATAAAGCCCGCCCACTTTGAGGTGGTACGTTCAGCTCTGTTACTCACAATAGAGTACGAATTAAAGTTATCGTGTCATGATACGGTTATTCACGCTTGGTCAAAATACATCGACAATATTTCAAAGGTTATGATTGATGGATTATTACAATATTCCAATAATACCAAATAA
- the cysC gene encoding adenylyl-sulfate kinase — MSPYKTVINEAKSTDVVWHLASVTHEQRVMAQGHLPAVIWFTGLSGSGKSTIANAVDNMLYDLGCTTYLLDGDNVRHGLNGDLGFSDADRVENIRRIGEVAKLFVDAGLLVSTAFISPFLADREMVRNQLGFGQFIEVFIDTPIEVCEQRDPKGLYQKARAGEIRNFTGIDSSYEVPLTPEIHVETDKMSVNACAEKIVNYLKTKGYIEATADQ; from the coding sequence ATGTCACCGTATAAAACAGTTATAAATGAAGCTAAATCCACTGATGTGGTGTGGCATTTAGCGAGTGTCACCCATGAGCAAAGAGTGATGGCTCAGGGGCATTTACCTGCGGTTATCTGGTTCACGGGGTTAAGTGGCTCTGGCAAATCGACCATCGCCAATGCCGTCGATAACATGTTATATGATTTGGGGTGCACGACTTATCTGCTTGATGGCGATAACGTGCGCCATGGACTTAATGGCGATCTTGGTTTTTCTGATGCAGATAGGGTTGAGAATATTCGCCGTATTGGTGAGGTTGCTAAGCTTTTTGTGGATGCCGGTTTGCTGGTGTCGACGGCATTTATTTCGCCATTTTTGGCAGACAGAGAGATGGTGAGAAACCAGTTAGGTTTTGGGCAGTTTATTGAAGTCTTTATTGATACGCCAATAGAGGTGTGTGAACAGCGTGATCCTAAAGGTTTATATCAGAAGGCGAGAGCTGGCGAAATTCGCAATTTTACAGGTATTGATTCGTCATATGAAGTCCCGTTAACCCCAGAGATCCATGTGGAGACGGATAAGATGTCAGTTAATGCGTGCGCTGAGAAAATTGTCAACTACCTTAAAACTAAGGGTTATATTGAAGCTACGGCGGATCAGTGA
- a CDS encoding DHH family phosphoesterase, with protein MNYDIFNGDADGIIALLQLRLVSPTDSELVTGVKRDIELLDKLEVKQGDSLTVLDISMEANRAGLLRALQLGASVFYADHHRSGEIPQCANLSAHIDLDANTCTSLIIDKLLEGQCHYWAITAAYGDNLVHKARLLSQEAGLSEAQSEQLNELGTLINYNGYGVRLEDLHFHPATLYQALLKYANPFDVITDVNSPFYVLRTAYQQDMANALAIDPWYQSQILALYELEDAPWSRRISGAYGNHLANQHRDRAHGVFSENLDGTLKVSLRAPLSNKQGAGDICSQFSTGGGRAAAAGVNALPRADIARFIAAVERHYLR; from the coding sequence ATGAATTACGATATTTTTAATGGTGATGCTGATGGCATTATTGCTTTACTGCAACTTAGACTCGTATCCCCTACAGACAGTGAACTTGTCACCGGGGTTAAGCGAGATATTGAACTACTTGATAAGCTTGAAGTGAAACAAGGAGATAGTCTGACGGTATTGGATATCTCGATGGAGGCCAATCGAGCTGGCTTATTACGGGCTCTGCAGTTAGGGGCCAGTGTTTTTTATGCTGATCATCACCGAAGTGGTGAGATCCCTCAATGTGCTAACTTATCAGCGCACATTGATCTCGATGCTAATACTTGTACGAGTTTAATTATCGATAAATTGTTAGAGGGGCAATGCCATTATTGGGCCATTACGGCAGCTTATGGGGATAATTTAGTCCATAAAGCCAGATTGTTGTCGCAAGAGGCAGGGTTATCTGAGGCACAAAGTGAACAACTTAACGAACTTGGCACGTTAATTAATTACAACGGTTACGGTGTCCGGCTTGAGGATTTACACTTTCATCCTGCGACTTTGTATCAAGCGCTGCTCAAATATGCTAATCCATTTGATGTCATTACTGATGTAAACTCGCCTTTTTACGTATTACGAACCGCATATCAACAAGACATGGCCAACGCATTAGCCATTGATCCTTGGTATCAGAGTCAAATTTTAGCGCTATATGAACTTGAAGATGCACCTTGGTCGAGGCGGATCAGCGGTGCTTACGGTAATCATCTTGCCAATCAACATCGAGACCGTGCACATGGTGTTTTCAGTGAAAACCTTGATGGCACCTTGAAGGTCTCTTTACGTGCCCCTTTATCTAATAAACAAGGTGCTGGTGATATTTGCAGCCAGTTTAGTACTGGTGGCGGACGTGCTGCCGCTGCGGGCGTTAATGCATTACCTCGCGCTGACATAGCGCGGTTTATTGCAGCCGTAGAACGCCATTATCTGAGATGA
- a CDS encoding sugar phosphate nucleotidyltransferase, which translates to MQAIIFANRTGDELAPLDQYYCPALLPIGNKSAIEYTLEDIASSGITKVKLIISSQAQEIEQRLGDGKRWGLDIEYFLSKPQEKTTSVLGRLSISSDDQILIVRGDIFRSPCITDFINFSKQFSNGFVQAKMANQNAAMMLLPAALPYLDGIDWPLTQPSDNTSVVTLVLHGLCNRLDSFQAYMQVNVDLANNRIPFLSPIERPVMSANPEQDFYVGAKANTGDLTLQNAWGIIGENSWVSPNVKMKNTIIIGNNSLIDNNSTLENCLILPHTYVGEGLEVNNSILCQKLLISLDNGGVIEIDDQALIGPSEHQVPIKSTKTHLSTRFIVFMLLIASLPLWPLSACYTLIYSLLSRVPTKLLNHEVINDNLGKELTTYSLNVPSRILSLLPHLFLVLTGQLDLFGAPAQVRFAAEQDKQRRGVFGPIQLLLGNDAPEEERLLLTLEFDNNHHRTKYITLLWDAFNMPVRSFIQT; encoded by the coding sequence ATGCAAGCAATTATCTTCGCAAATAGAACAGGTGATGAACTCGCTCCCTTAGATCAATACTACTGCCCAGCTCTACTTCCCATTGGCAATAAGTCTGCCATTGAGTATACCTTAGAGGATATTGCCAGCTCAGGTATCACTAAGGTCAAGTTAATTATTTCATCTCAAGCACAAGAAATTGAACAACGCCTAGGTGATGGAAAACGATGGGGACTCGATATTGAATATTTTTTAAGTAAACCCCAAGAAAAAACAACATCTGTATTAGGCAGATTATCAATATCATCTGATGATCAAATACTCATTGTACGAGGGGATATTTTCCGCTCTCCTTGCATTACTGATTTTATCAACTTTTCAAAACAATTTTCAAATGGGTTTGTACAAGCAAAAATGGCGAATCAAAATGCGGCCATGATGCTGCTCCCCGCAGCACTTCCTTACCTTGATGGGATAGATTGGCCCCTAACACAACCCAGTGATAATACCAGTGTGGTGACACTTGTTTTACACGGCCTATGCAATAGGCTCGATAGCTTTCAAGCGTATATGCAGGTAAACGTGGATTTAGCCAACAACCGTATTCCATTTTTATCCCCAATCGAACGCCCTGTCATGTCGGCAAATCCAGAGCAAGACTTCTATGTCGGTGCAAAAGCCAACACTGGAGATTTAACCCTACAAAATGCATGGGGTATCATTGGAGAAAACAGTTGGGTAAGCCCAAATGTTAAGATGAAAAATACCATCATTATTGGTAACAATAGCTTAATTGACAATAATTCGACACTAGAGAACTGCCTTATTCTCCCACACACTTATGTTGGCGAAGGATTGGAAGTTAACAACAGTATACTTTGCCAAAAGCTGCTCATCAGTCTCGATAATGGCGGGGTAATAGAAATAGATGATCAAGCATTAATAGGTCCAAGCGAACATCAAGTCCCCATAAAATCAACTAAAACTCATTTAAGCACTCGATTTATCGTCTTCATGCTATTGATAGCGAGTCTGCCACTCTGGCCACTTTCAGCCTGCTATACGCTGATCTATTCCTTATTATCACGTGTGCCAACCAAGCTGCTCAATCACGAGGTCATAAACGATAATTTAGGTAAAGAATTGACCACATACTCATTGAATGTTCCAAGTCGTATCTTGTCATTACTGCCACATCTTTTTCTGGTGTTGACAGGTCAGTTAGATCTTTTCGGTGCTCCAGCACAAGTTCGTTTTGCAGCCGAGCAAGATAAGCAACGACGTGGAGTATTTGGGCCCATTCAGCTACTGTTAGGTAACGATGCTCCTGAAGAAGAACGTCTGCTATTAACTCTTGAATTCGATAATAATCATCATCGAACTAAATACATCACGCTTTTGTGGGATGCATTCAACATGCCAGTGCGATCATTCATACAAACGTAA
- a CDS encoding glycosyltransferase family 2 protein, translated as MTPKVTVVMPIYNVQHFVKSAIESVLSQSFNDFELVLINDCSTDQSLEICKTILDHRIRIINHNVNKGLAAARNTGIRHAIGTYIAFIDSDDMWHKDKLKMHVNHLNKSPKVGISFSRSSFMDHQGKKIHFYQMPQLTGIKAADLLCRNPVGNGSAPVIRRETLNDIRFQPLNHPEHYTCYFDENFRQSEDIECWLRIVATTTWKMEGIPAPLTYYRLNQQGLSSNIIKQLASWESMIDKAKLYAPKLLAKHEHNARAYQLRYLARQSIRNGRGKAAINLVNRAIGESPSIIIKETARTCVTVIAAYLLWLLPASAYKICENIGQYFMGRIQKNRISKDGVNSSMLS; from the coding sequence ATGACGCCTAAAGTAACCGTAGTAATGCCTATCTATAATGTGCAGCATTTTGTAAAAAGTGCCATTGAATCAGTGCTTAGCCAATCTTTCAATGACTTCGAGCTTGTTTTGATTAATGATTGTTCTACCGATCAAAGCCTTGAGATATGTAAAACCATACTCGACCATCGGATCCGTATCATCAATCATAATGTGAATAAAGGACTTGCTGCCGCTCGTAATACAGGGATAAGACACGCTATTGGTACATATATCGCCTTTATCGACTCTGATGATATGTGGCATAAAGATAAATTAAAAATGCACGTTAATCATCTCAATAAATCGCCTAAAGTAGGCATAAGCTTCTCTCGTTCAAGTTTTATGGATCATCAAGGTAAAAAAATTCACTTTTATCAAATGCCACAATTAACAGGGATCAAAGCGGCCGATTTACTCTGTCGTAATCCAGTAGGCAATGGTTCTGCACCTGTGATCCGCCGTGAAACGTTAAACGACATACGCTTTCAGCCATTGAATCACCCTGAGCATTACACATGTTATTTCGATGAAAATTTTCGTCAATCTGAAGATATCGAATGTTGGCTAAGGATCGTCGCCACAACCACGTGGAAAATGGAAGGGATCCCAGCACCACTGACCTACTATCGTCTTAATCAACAAGGTTTATCTTCCAATATTATCAAACAGCTGGCATCTTGGGAGTCTATGATAGACAAAGCTAAACTCTATGCCCCAAAATTACTCGCCAAACATGAACACAATGCTAGAGCCTATCAACTCAGGTATCTCGCACGACAATCCATCAGAAACGGCAGAGGAAAAGCGGCGATTAATCTGGTTAATCGAGCCATAGGAGAGTCGCCTTCCATCATAATCAAAGAAACGGCAAGAACCTGTGTCACTGTCATCGCAGCCTATTTACTCTGGCTCTTACCTGCATCGGCTTATAAAATCTGCGAAAACATTGGGCAATATTTTATGGGGCGTATACAAAAGAACCGGATAAGTAAAGATGGAGTTAACTCTTCTATGCTGTCTTAA
- a CDS encoding WecB/TagA/CpsF family glycosyltransferase, producing the protein MSTQTPLKKNTRIPSLIRSVDFCFALVLIVAASPVLILKYLYRKCRYGTAIEHIFIYGMDNQPIALYQFTGEGKYYQWPQLVNLLKGDVSLLGTEKRYILSPDNKIELQATEQASSHKLTTIRPGLLSFALMHQQIGLSFEDQDLAIINAHKNAFSYLLALGRTGLIGALSSKHSSQNVSSIKLFDIELCNITMTEMIDMILSNAKHSAVQQPMPYHPNTSTQEEQMKQFAFVNADCMNISIQNSQYRHCLQNSCDRVFPDGSGVRIASISKGISPKDNLNGTDMFPRLCEQAAHAGLSIFLLGADKGIAATAANNMQRRYPKLIIAGTHHGFISHPETEHQVIEQINHSGASILLVAMGAPKQELWLAKHKHQLKVGVGIGVGGLFDFYAEKVKRAPLWVRQIGMEWVCRLNEEPQRMWKRYILGNPLFIYRVLKEIQAEKRQGIIHSQHNKIPSQVVSHNLDTKKARLTNIKSGNVAAIHRCSRQRLQRKLGSIIKRGFDIFAGSILLILLLPWLLLVAFIIRLESPGAILFSQQRAGKNNTPFTMWKFRSMYQDAEQRLANLQAGNEMQGGVLFKMKQDPRITRTGKLIRKASIDELPQLWNVILGDMSLVGPRPALPSEVTQYSMHDRKRLEVKPGITCIWQVSGRSDIPFDQQVELDVDYIYQQSLFTDIWILVKTIPAVLLAKGAY; encoded by the coding sequence ATGAGCACTCAAACACCACTCAAAAAAAACACTAGGATCCCAAGCTTAATTCGCAGCGTCGACTTTTGCTTCGCCCTGGTATTGATAGTCGCTGCCAGCCCAGTACTTATTCTCAAATACCTATACAGAAAATGCCGATACGGCACTGCCATAGAACATATCTTTATTTACGGTATGGATAATCAACCAATCGCACTTTATCAATTTACCGGTGAAGGTAAATATTATCAGTGGCCGCAATTAGTGAATCTACTGAAAGGAGATGTCTCTCTATTAGGAACAGAGAAACGATACATTCTCTCTCCCGACAACAAAATAGAACTTCAAGCTACTGAGCAAGCATCCTCTCACAAGCTGACAACTATCAGACCAGGACTGCTTTCCTTTGCACTCATGCATCAGCAGATTGGTCTCAGTTTTGAAGATCAAGATCTCGCCATTATCAATGCACACAAAAATGCATTTTCTTACCTATTGGCTCTGGGCCGTACAGGATTAATAGGGGCATTATCAAGTAAGCATTCTAGCCAAAATGTCAGCAGTATCAAACTATTCGATATCGAGCTTTGTAACATCACCATGACTGAAATGATCGACATGATATTGAGTAACGCTAAACATTCTGCTGTACAACAGCCGATGCCATATCATCCAAATACGTCAACCCAAGAAGAACAAATGAAACAGTTTGCGTTCGTCAATGCTGACTGTATGAATATCAGTATCCAAAACAGTCAATATCGTCATTGTTTACAAAATAGCTGTGATCGAGTGTTCCCCGATGGCTCAGGTGTTCGCATCGCAAGTATCAGTAAGGGCATTTCACCTAAAGACAATTTAAACGGTACTGATATGTTTCCAAGATTATGTGAGCAGGCTGCACATGCTGGTTTATCAATTTTTTTACTCGGTGCAGATAAAGGTATTGCAGCGACCGCCGCTAACAATATGCAACGTCGATACCCCAAACTTATCATTGCGGGTACTCATCATGGCTTTATCAGTCATCCCGAGACCGAACATCAGGTGATTGAACAAATCAATCATTCAGGCGCATCGATACTGCTGGTGGCCATGGGTGCACCAAAACAAGAATTGTGGTTAGCAAAACACAAACATCAACTCAAGGTCGGGGTTGGCATTGGTGTGGGTGGATTATTCGACTTCTATGCAGAAAAAGTAAAACGTGCACCATTATGGGTAAGGCAAATAGGAATGGAATGGGTTTGTCGCCTGAATGAAGAACCACAAAGAATGTGGAAACGTTATATCTTAGGTAACCCTTTATTTATCTATCGTGTATTGAAAGAAATTCAAGCTGAAAAACGTCAAGGGATCATACATTCACAACACAATAAAATACCAAGTCAGGTCGTATCACACAACCTAGACACTAAAAAAGCCAGATTAACGAACATTAAATCAGGTAATGTAGCCGCCATACATCGTTGTAGCCGCCAACGATTACAACGAAAACTTGGGAGCATAATCAAACGCGGATTTGACATCTTTGCCGGTTCAATATTGTTGATCCTGCTGCTTCCATGGTTATTGCTTGTGGCATTCATTATCCGTTTAGAGTCGCCCGGTGCTATCCTTTTTAGTCAGCAAAGAGCGGGCAAAAATAATACCCCTTTTACAATGTGGAAGTTTAGATCCATGTACCAAGATGCAGAACAAAGACTAGCAAACCTTCAAGCTGGTAATGAAATGCAAGGTGGCGTGTTATTTAAAATGAAGCAAGATCCCAGAATAACGCGTACCGGAAAGTTGATCCGCAAAGCCTCTATTGATGAATTACCCCAGTTATGGAATGTGATCTTAGGTGACATGTCATTAGTTGGACCACGCCCTGCGCTGCCATCTGAAGTCACACAATATTCAATGCACGATAGAAAAAGACTTGAGGTAAAGCCCGGTATCACTTGTATTTGGCAAGTCAGTGGCCGCTCAGATATTCCATTCGACCAACAAGTTGAACTGGATGTAGATTATATTTATCAACAATCGCTTTTTACCGACATTTGGATCTTAGTCAAAACCATTCCAGCCGTTCTACTCGCCAAAGGTGCTTATTAA
- a CDS encoding oligosaccharide flippase family protein, translated as MTQVIEASTTQHAKSAFSKSLFWLGSAQVMGRIVRLASSIILARLFTPEVFGQVAIILTCFELICTPTRRITSASLIKMNDAELAASLPNANKLNWLAAITAFVAMSLLSWPLALYHQDTIIIAPMILMATSYLLLPFGMLYAAINLRANRMRVVGRAILWQTVADGVLTATFALLGFGIWAIILPKVLVIFIWMAVHRYNNPLPKTQKTPHAHPSIPKMLYFGSMVGLSDLSISLRQNIDYLLIGYFLGLEALGIYFFAFNTSLGISLGIIQSYGTALYSHLCGAKKGKPEVIISNELNTRYNHSLSLILKIAIPVIAIQSLLSPLYLPLVYGNKWIEAGALPIFILLCLSGLVRPIGEAASQLLISINKSRLNLTVNLGFTCLLAITITVCSQWGLTAAALGILLIHIICMPALHLYIQLFVLNTTAISTEHKVLTSSKYVNQEIHHDA; from the coding sequence ATGACCCAAGTGATAGAAGCATCCACAACACAACACGCCAAAAGTGCTTTTTCTAAAAGCCTTTTTTGGTTAGGTTCCGCTCAAGTGATGGGACGTATTGTGCGATTAGCTTCTAGCATTATTTTAGCTCGCCTATTTACCCCAGAAGTCTTCGGACAAGTCGCGATTATTCTCACCTGTTTCGAACTCATCTGTACACCGACAAGAAGAATAACTTCTGCCTCACTAATTAAGATGAATGACGCCGAACTCGCAGCATCACTGCCCAATGCCAACAAACTTAATTGGCTGGCTGCAATCACCGCATTTGTTGCCATGAGCTTACTCAGCTGGCCTCTCGCACTCTATCACCAAGACACGATCATTATCGCGCCTATGATACTCATGGCAACAAGCTACCTCCTACTTCCTTTCGGTATGCTGTATGCAGCTATCAATCTCAGGGCAAATAGAATGCGAGTGGTAGGACGAGCCATTTTATGGCAGACCGTTGCCGATGGTGTACTAACTGCCACTTTTGCATTGCTTGGATTTGGGATTTGGGCAATCATCTTGCCCAAGGTACTGGTCATCTTCATTTGGATGGCCGTACATAGATATAACAACCCACTCCCAAAGACGCAAAAAACACCTCATGCGCATCCATCTATCCCTAAAATGCTTTATTTTGGCTCTATGGTTGGCTTGAGTGATTTAAGCATCTCACTGAGACAGAATATCGACTATCTACTTATTGGCTATTTTCTAGGACTTGAAGCACTAGGCATTTACTTCTTCGCGTTCAATACCAGTTTAGGGATCAGCCTTGGCATTATCCAAAGCTATGGTACCGCCCTTTATTCCCACCTTTGTGGCGCTAAAAAAGGCAAACCAGAGGTTATTATATCCAATGAACTTAACACTCGATATAATCACTCTTTATCGCTGATTTTAAAAATTGCAATCCCAGTGATCGCAATACAATCATTACTCTCTCCTTTGTATCTTCCACTGGTCTACGGCAATAAATGGATCGAGGCTGGTGCGCTACCTATCTTTATTCTGCTTTGTTTAAGTGGCCTGGTTAGGCCAATAGGAGAAGCAGCAAGCCAATTACTCATTAGCATCAATAAAAGCAGGTTAAACCTTACTGTTAATCTAGGGTTCACTTGCCTACTGGCCATTACAATTACCGTGTGCAGTCAATGGGGCTTAACAGCTGCCGCACTGGGTATTTTGCTTATTCATATTATCTGTATGCCTGCTCTACATCTTTATATTCAACTCTTTGTGCTTAACACGACTGCAATCAGCACTGAGCACAAAGTACTCACCTCATCAAAATATGTTAATCAGGAGATTCATCATGACGCCTAA